Within the Micromonospora citrea genome, the region GGTGCGAGGAGATCCGGTTGAGCTCCATCATCAGCACCCGGATGACGGTGGCCCGCTCGGTGATCTGCTCCTCGATGCCCAGCAGCTTCTCCACCGCCAGCGCGTACGCCGTCTCGTTGAACAGCGGGGAGAGGTAGTCCATCCGGGTCACGAAGGTGCTGCCCTGGACCCAGTTGCGGTATTCGAGGTTCTTCTCGATGCCGGTGTGCAGGTAGCCGACGACCGAGCGGGCCTCGCGGACCGTCTCGCCCTCCAGCTCCAGGATCAGCCGGAGCACGCCGTGCGTCGACGGGTGCTGCGGGCCCATGTTGACGACGATCCGCTCGTCGTTGATCGGGTCGGCGCCCGACACGACGCTGTCCCAGTCGCCACCGGTGACGGTGAAGACCCTGCCCTCGGTGGTGTCGCGCTCGGTGGCGTAGTTCGACGTGGTCACTGGTACGACCTCCGCTGGTCCGGCGGTGGAATTTCAGCGCCCTTGTACTCGACGGGGACGCCGCCGAGCGGGTAGTCCTTGCGCTGCGGGTGCCCCTCCCAGTCGTCCGGCATGAGGATCCGGGTCAGGTTGGGGTGGCCGTCGAAGACGACGCCGAACATGTCGTACGCCTCGCGCTCCTGCCAGTCCGCCGTCGGATAGACCGAGGTGACGCTCGGCAGGTGCGGGTCCTCGGCGGGGACCGCGGCCTCCAGCCGCACCCGGCGGCGGTAGGTCATCGAGGTGAGCTGGTAGACGACGTGCAGCCGGCGGGAGTCGGCGCCGAGGTAGTCCACCCCGGACACCGAGGAGCACAGCTCGAAGCGGAGCGCCAGGTCGTCGCGCATCACCTGGCAGACCTCGGCGATCCGCTCCGGGCGCACGTGCAGGGTCAGCTCGCCCCGGTCGACCACGACCTTCTCGATGGCGTCGGCGAAGGCCGGGTACGCCTCCTCCAGCGCGTCGCGCACCTCGTCGAAGTACCCGCCGTACGGCCGGGGGGCGTCCTCGACGGTGCGGCGCGGACGGACCAGGCCGCCGAAGCCGGACACGTCGCCGGAGCCCTGGTTGCCGAACATGCCCCGGCCGGCCGGGCTGGCCGGCGGGTACTCGGCCGGTGCGGTGCTGCTGGCGCCGGCCGGCGTGACCGGTACCGGCACGCCGCCGTCGTTCGGCTTGTCGTTAGGTGCGGTCACTTGACGCCCCCGTGCAGGTGGTTCTGGGCCTTCATCCAGTTCTCGATCCGCAGCTGCTCCTCGCGCCCCTCGCGGACCGCCTTGGTCCACTCGGCCCGCCGGGCCTTGTCGCTGCGGTACGACGACGGCATCGAGCCGTACGGGACGACCGGGACGTCACCGCGGGCCTGACGCGCCTCGAGCATCTTGCGGCCGTTCGGGCCGAGCGGCTCGTGCATGATCTTCTCGCGCAGCTTGAGGACCGCGTCGATGAGCATCTCGGGCCGGGGCGGGCAGCCGGGCAGGTACATGTCGACCGGGACGATGTGGTCGACGCCCTGCACGATGGCGTAGTTGTTGAACATGCCGCCGCTGCTGGCGCAGACGCCCATCGAGATCACCCAGCGGGGCTCCGCCATCTGGTCGTAGATCTGGCGCAGCACCGGGGCCATCTTCTGGCTCACCCGGCCGGCCACGATCATCAGGTCGGCCTGCCGGGGCGACGCCCGGAAGACCTCCATGCCCCAGCGGCCCATGTCGTAGTGCGGGCCACCGGCGGCCATCATCTCGATGGCGCAGCAGGCCAGGCCGAAGGTGGCCCCCCAGACCGACGTCTTCCGCGACCAGTTGACCAGCTTCTCCACCGAGGTGAGCAGGACACCGGCGGGGAGCTTCTCCTCGATACCCATCTGAGGTTCCTCCCTCAGTCCCAGTCCAGGCCGCCGCGCCGCCACACGTAGGCGTACGCGACGAAGACCGCGACGATGAACAGGACCATCTCCACGAAGCCGAAGATCGGCAGGGCGTCGAACGAGACCGCCCAGGGGTAGAGGAAGATGATCTCGATGTCGAAGACGATGAAGAGCATCGCCGTCAGGTAGAACTTGATCGGGAACCGGCCGCCGCCGACCGGCTGCGGGCTGGGCTCGATGCCGCACTCGTACGCCTCGAGCTTGGCCTTGTTGTAACGCCGGGGACCGGCGAAGCGGGCGGCGCCCACGGAGAACAGCGCGAACCCCGCGGCGAGGGCGAACAGCCCGATGATCGGTGCGTAAGGCGAGAGCGACATCGTTTTCTCCTGCTCGTCCTTCCCTGCCCCTGGTCCTTGACAAAAATCACACTATTCACGTCCCTCGCGACGGTTGTCGGCGGGGGTCGATCCCTGCCCGCGCCAGCGGTCGTCACCGGCCGCCGGCGCGGCCGTCACACGGCCGGCGCCGCCTTCGTCATCGCGTTGATGACCCGGTCCATCGCGTCCCCGCCACGGGGGTCGGTCAGGTTGGCCAGCAGCTTGAGCACGAAGCGCATCAGCATCGGGTGCGGCATGCCGTGCTTCGTCGCCATCCGCATGATCTCCGGGCGGCCGATGAGCTTCACGAAGATGCCGCCGAGCCGGTAGTAGCCGCCGAAGCGGGCCTTCAGCTCCATCGGGTAGGCCGTCAGGGCGCGCTCGCGTTCGGCGCCGGCCGGGCGGGCGAGCGCCTGCACGGCGATCTCCGCGGCCAGCTCGCCGGACTCCATCGCGTACGCGATGCCCTCGCCGTTGAACGGGTTGACCATGCCGCCGGAGTCGCCGACCAGCATCACGCCCCGCGTGTAGTGCGGCACCCGGTTGAAGCCCATCGGCAGCGCGGCGCCGAGGATCGGCCCCTCCGCGTTCGCCTCGTCGGTCATGCCCCAGTCCGTCGGGGTGTTCGCCAGCCAGTCGGTGAGCAGCCGGCGGTAGTTGGTCTTGCCGAACGCGGACGAGGAGTTGAGCACGCCGAGGCCGACGTTGACCCGGCCGTCGCCCAGCCCGAAGATCCAGCCGTACCCGGGCAGCAGGTTGTCGCCGCTGTCCTTGCTGCGCAGCTCCAGCCAGGACTCGAGGTAGTTGTCGTCGTGCTTGGCGGGCGAGCGGTAGTAGCGCCGAACGGCGACGCCGATGGGCCGGTCCTCCCGCTTGACCAGCCCGAGGGCGAGCGGGAAGCGGCCGGAG harbors:
- a CDS encoding NADH-quinone oxidoreductase subunit C, which produces MTAPNDKPNDGGVPVPVTPAGASSTAPAEYPPASPAGRGMFGNQGSGDVSGFGGLVRPRRTVEDAPRPYGGYFDEVRDALEEAYPAFADAIEKVVVDRGELTLHVRPERIAEVCQVMRDDLALRFELCSSVSGVDYLGADSRRLHVVYQLTSMTYRRRVRLEAAVPAEDPHLPSVTSVYPTADWQEREAYDMFGVVFDGHPNLTRILMPDDWEGHPQRKDYPLGGVPVEYKGAEIPPPDQRRSYQ
- a CDS encoding NuoB/complex I 20 kDa subunit family protein, with protein sequence MGIEEKLPAGVLLTSVEKLVNWSRKTSVWGATFGLACCAIEMMAAGGPHYDMGRWGMEVFRASPRQADLMIVAGRVSQKMAPVLRQIYDQMAEPRWVISMGVCASSGGMFNNYAIVQGVDHIVPVDMYLPGCPPRPEMLIDAVLKLREKIMHEPLGPNGRKMLEARQARGDVPVVPYGSMPSSYRSDKARRAEWTKAVREGREEQLRIENWMKAQNHLHGGVK
- a CDS encoding NADH-quinone oxidoreductase subunit A, producing MSLSPYAPIIGLFALAAGFALFSVGAARFAGPRRYNKAKLEAYECGIEPSPQPVGGGRFPIKFYLTAMLFIVFDIEIIFLYPWAVSFDALPIFGFVEMVLFIVAVFVAYAYVWRRGGLDWD
- a CDS encoding geranylgeranyl reductase family protein — encoded protein: MTAVEHDADVIVVGAGPGGSATAYHLARHGVRVLLLEKTEFPREKVCGDGLTPRAVRQLVRMGVDTSPEAGWLHNKGLRVIGGGVRLELDWPDLASFPNYGLVRTRLDFDDLLAQRAVAAGAKLRTSVNVTGPVLDPDGRVVGVEAEVGPEKEPATFHAPLVVAADGVSGRFPLALGLVKREDRPIGVAVRRYYRSPAKHDDNYLESWLELRSKDSGDNLLPGYGWIFGLGDGRVNVGLGVLNSSSAFGKTNYRRLLTDWLANTPTDWGMTDEANAEGPILGAALPMGFNRVPHYTRGVMLVGDSGGMVNPFNGEGIAYAMESGELAAEIAVQALARPAGAERERALTAYPMELKARFGGYYRLGGIFVKLIGRPEIMRMATKHGMPHPMLMRFVLKLLANLTDPRGGDAMDRVINAMTKAAPAV